The Xenopus tropicalis strain Nigerian chromosome 2, UCB_Xtro_10.0, whole genome shotgun sequence genome window below encodes:
- the pdha1 gene encoding pyruvate dehydrogenase E1 component subunit alpha, somatic form, mitochondrial isoform X1, with translation MQKMLSLLSRVLKGPAQKPVTGAANEAVRVMVASRNYADFASEATFDIKKCDVHRLEEGPPTQAVLTREQGLQYYRTMQTIRRMELKSDQLYKQKIIRGFCHLYDGQEACCVGLEAAINPTDHLITAYRAHGYSYTRGVSVKEILAELTGRRGGCAKGKGGSMHMYAKNFYGGNGIVGAQVPLGAGIALACKFFGKDEICVALYGDGAANQGQIFETYNMAALWKLPCIFICENNRYGMGTSVERAAASTDYYKRGDYIPGLRVDGMDVLCVREATQFAADHCRSGKGPILMELQTYRYHGHSMSDPGVSYRTREEIQEVRSKSDPITLLKDRMLNNNLSSVEELKEIDVEVRKEIEEAAQFATTDPEPPLEEIANHIYNNEPTFDVRGANLWIKYKSAS, from the exons GCTGTTCGTGTAATGGTGGCGTCACGTAACTATGCAGACTTTGCATCAGAAGCTACGTTTGACATTAAG AAATGTGACGTTCACCGCTTGGAAGAGGGACCCCCAACCCAGGCTGTTCTAACTCGGGAACAGGGGCTCCAGTATTACAGGACTATGCAGACAATCCGTCGCATGGAGCTGAAATCAGATCAACTGTACAAGCAAAAGATCATCAGAGGATTCTGCCACCTTTATGATGGGCAG GAAGCCTGCTGCGTAGGTCTCGAGGCTGCTATCAATCCCACTGATCACTTGATTACTGCATATCGAGCACATGGTTATAGCTACACACGGGGAGTGTCTGTGAAGGAAATCCTAGCTGAGCTGACAG GAAGAAGAGGTGGCTGTGCCAAAGGTAAAGGAGGCTCTATGCATATGTATGCTAAGAACTTCTATGGAGGAAATGGAATTGTGGGAGCTCAG GTTCCCCTTGGAGCAGGCATTGCTCTGGCCTGCAAATTTTTTGGAAAAGATGAGATCTGTGTGGCGTTATATGGTGATGGTGCTGCTAACCAG gGACAGATATTTGAAACCTATAATATGGCTGCTTTATGGAAGCTGCCCTGTATCTTTATTTGTGAGAATAACAGATATGGCATGGGGACCTCTGTGGAGAGAGCAGCAGCCAGCACAGACTATTACAAACGAGGAGACTACATCCCAGGCCTTAGA GTTGATGGCATGGATGTTCTATGTGTTAGAGAAGCCACACAGTTTGCAGCCGATCACTGCAGATCTGGAAAG GGCCCAATTTTAATGGAGCTCCAGACCTATCGTTATCATGGACACAGTATGAGTGACCCTGGTGTAAG TTACCGTACCAGAGAAGAAATTCAGGAAGTGAGAAGTAAAAGTGATCCTATCACCCTTCTTAAGGACAGAATGTTAAACAACAACTTGTCTAGTGTGGAGGAATTAAAG GAAATTGATGTGGAAGTACGGAAAGAGATTGAAGAAGCGGCTCAGTTTGCTACAACTGACCCAGAACCTCCACTAGAAGAAATTGCCAATCACATTTATAACAATGAGCCCACCTTTGATGTCAGAGGAGCAAATCTCTGGATCAAATATAAATCAGCTAGCTAA
- the pdha1 gene encoding pyruvate dehydrogenase E1 component subunit alpha, somatic form, mitochondrial isoform 2 (isoform 2 is encoded by transcript variant 2), whose translation MQKMLSLLSRVLKGPAQKPVTAVRVMVASRNYADFASEATFDIKKCDVHRLEEGPPTQAVLTREQGLQYYRTMQTIRRMELKSDQLYKQKIIRGFCHLYDGQEACCVGLEAAINPTDHLITAYRAHGYSYTRGVSVKEILAELTGRRGGCAKGKGGSMHMYAKNFYGGNGIVGAQVPLGAGIALACKFFGKDEICVALYGDGAANQGQIFETYNMAALWKLPCIFICENNRYGMGTSVERAAASTDYYKRGDYIPGLRVDGMDVLCVREATQFAADHCRSGKGPILMELQTYRYHGHSMSDPGVSYRTREEIQEVRSKSDPITLLKDRMLNNNLSSVEELKEIDVEVRKEIEEAAQFATTDPEPPLEEIANHIYNNEPTFDVRGANLWIKYKSAS comes from the exons GCTGTTCGTGTAATGGTGGCGTCACGTAACTATGCAGACTTTGCATCAGAAGCTACGTTTGACATTAAG AAATGTGACGTTCACCGCTTGGAAGAGGGACCCCCAACCCAGGCTGTTCTAACTCGGGAACAGGGGCTCCAGTATTACAGGACTATGCAGACAATCCGTCGCATGGAGCTGAAATCAGATCAACTGTACAAGCAAAAGATCATCAGAGGATTCTGCCACCTTTATGATGGGCAG GAAGCCTGCTGCGTAGGTCTCGAGGCTGCTATCAATCCCACTGATCACTTGATTACTGCATATCGAGCACATGGTTATAGCTACACACGGGGAGTGTCTGTGAAGGAAATCCTAGCTGAGCTGACAG GAAGAAGAGGTGGCTGTGCCAAAGGTAAAGGAGGCTCTATGCATATGTATGCTAAGAACTTCTATGGAGGAAATGGAATTGTGGGAGCTCAG GTTCCCCTTGGAGCAGGCATTGCTCTGGCCTGCAAATTTTTTGGAAAAGATGAGATCTGTGTGGCGTTATATGGTGATGGTGCTGCTAACCAG gGACAGATATTTGAAACCTATAATATGGCTGCTTTATGGAAGCTGCCCTGTATCTTTATTTGTGAGAATAACAGATATGGCATGGGGACCTCTGTGGAGAGAGCAGCAGCCAGCACAGACTATTACAAACGAGGAGACTACATCCCAGGCCTTAGA GTTGATGGCATGGATGTTCTATGTGTTAGAGAAGCCACACAGTTTGCAGCCGATCACTGCAGATCTGGAAAG GGCCCAATTTTAATGGAGCTCCAGACCTATCGTTATCATGGACACAGTATGAGTGACCCTGGTGTAAG TTACCGTACCAGAGAAGAAATTCAGGAAGTGAGAAGTAAAAGTGATCCTATCACCCTTCTTAAGGACAGAATGTTAAACAACAACTTGTCTAGTGTGGAGGAATTAAAG GAAATTGATGTGGAAGTACGGAAAGAGATTGAAGAAGCGGCTCAGTTTGCTACAACTGACCCAGAACCTCCACTAGAAGAAATTGCCAATCACATTTATAACAATGAGCCCACCTTTGATGTCAGAGGAGCAAATCTCTGGATCAAATATAAATCAGCTAGCTAA
- the pdha1 gene encoding pyruvate dehydrogenase E1 component subunit alpha, somatic form, mitochondrial isoform 1 (isoform 1 is encoded by transcript variant 1), which yields MQKMLSLLSRVLKGPAQKPVTGAANEAVRVMVASRNYADFASEATFDIKKCDVHRLEEGPPTQAVLTREQGLQYYRTMQTIRRMELKSDQLYKQKIIRGFCHLYDGQEACCVGLEAAINPTDHLITAYRAHGYSYTRGVSVKEILAELTGRRGGCAKGKGGSMHMYAKNFYGGNGIVGAQGQIFETYNMAALWKLPCIFICENNRYGMGTSVERAAASTDYYKRGDYIPGLRVDGMDVLCVREATQFAADHCRSGKGPILMELQTYRYHGHSMSDPGVSYRTREEIQEVRSKSDPITLLKDRMLNNNLSSVEELKEIDVEVRKEIEEAAQFATTDPEPPLEEIANHIYNNEPTFDVRGANLWIKYKSAS from the exons GCTGTTCGTGTAATGGTGGCGTCACGTAACTATGCAGACTTTGCATCAGAAGCTACGTTTGACATTAAG AAATGTGACGTTCACCGCTTGGAAGAGGGACCCCCAACCCAGGCTGTTCTAACTCGGGAACAGGGGCTCCAGTATTACAGGACTATGCAGACAATCCGTCGCATGGAGCTGAAATCAGATCAACTGTACAAGCAAAAGATCATCAGAGGATTCTGCCACCTTTATGATGGGCAG GAAGCCTGCTGCGTAGGTCTCGAGGCTGCTATCAATCCCACTGATCACTTGATTACTGCATATCGAGCACATGGTTATAGCTACACACGGGGAGTGTCTGTGAAGGAAATCCTAGCTGAGCTGACAG GAAGAAGAGGTGGCTGTGCCAAAGGTAAAGGAGGCTCTATGCATATGTATGCTAAGAACTTCTATGGAGGAAATGGAATTGTGGGAGCTCAG gGACAGATATTTGAAACCTATAATATGGCTGCTTTATGGAAGCTGCCCTGTATCTTTATTTGTGAGAATAACAGATATGGCATGGGGACCTCTGTGGAGAGAGCAGCAGCCAGCACAGACTATTACAAACGAGGAGACTACATCCCAGGCCTTAGA GTTGATGGCATGGATGTTCTATGTGTTAGAGAAGCCACACAGTTTGCAGCCGATCACTGCAGATCTGGAAAG GGCCCAATTTTAATGGAGCTCCAGACCTATCGTTATCATGGACACAGTATGAGTGACCCTGGTGTAAG TTACCGTACCAGAGAAGAAATTCAGGAAGTGAGAAGTAAAAGTGATCCTATCACCCTTCTTAAGGACAGAATGTTAAACAACAACTTGTCTAGTGTGGAGGAATTAAAG GAAATTGATGTGGAAGTACGGAAAGAGATTGAAGAAGCGGCTCAGTTTGCTACAACTGACCCAGAACCTCCACTAGAAGAAATTGCCAATCACATTTATAACAATGAGCCCACCTTTGATGTCAGAGGAGCAAATCTCTGGATCAAATATAAATCAGCTAGCTAA